The nucleotide sequence GtcatcattatcatcatcGTCGTCGTCGGCCTCCGTTTGACGTTTGACGTCGAGATTGGGGCTTAAACAGGGGCTGGAACTTAGGCCCAGACCTGACTTTATATGGCTAAAACGCGCCATTAATTGCCGGGTCGAGCGGTAGCTGCATATGCGGCCCATGGCGCTCCGGCACTGCctttaatatttattgtcAATTATTGCTACTTTAATTGTCAATTATTAAAAACCGCTCAACACTGTGAGAAAGTCCAGCCAGATGATTTCTAAAATTGTGAGAAGCCTATTTCGGCTGCTTTTATTTTATCCTTTTGAACttaaatgtaatttattaAAGCTTAAGCtgctaatttaaaaaatattaaaattgttaaaaGTAAAACCAGTTATATATAGTTCAGGTAAGTGTTTATGGCCAACCGATAAATACAAGTTAGTAATAAGTTTTTATCACCTGCTTTTAACTTAACTCATATGGCGTCCCtcccattttattttttattgcacTGCAAATAAGTGTGGAAAATGACTTTCAAAATGTAGACCTATAAAATAACTACGTTAAAATGTATCTTTATTTTATTGAGGTTTTCATAATTTGTAAGGGtacatttaatttatatcTAAGAGCGTTGCCTAAAGTTTTTGAATGGCATACAATTTACAAGGTGTGATATGAATAAACTAGAATTTACATATTCAGGAGCATTACTCTTACCAATAAATTTTGTAAGCATTGTAAGGAAATCTTTGTTCTTATAAGTacccatttttttaattgtagAAAGTTCCTACTGTTAAACTTATTTTAGTGCACATTGGGCAGTGTGAGAAATTCGGTGCGTTACACGCTGCGTATGCGCAATCAGTGCGTAACCTCAGGTGCGAGGCTGTCAAGGCTGCGCCCATTCCATCACCTCGTCCTCGTTTTCGCTGGGAACTCTCTGATGAGGTCTTCTCCCCTTTCGCAGGTCATCAATTATCCGAAAAATCAGCAGCTGGCGCATTCCCTTCCTCGGGAATGAGGTATACCTGAACCGGGCAGCCATTTCGGTTATTTCCTCCCATTAGACTGCTCCAATTTCGGGCTGGTTCTCCCCTTTCACTCGCTTTATTGAGTTGTAAAATAAATACCGCGTCCCAGTTGGAGGCTGCTGGTTGCAGGTGCCAAGGCAATTCGAGAAGCCTGACCGACACAGTTTGATACTGATATATACGCTATATATAAGTTGTGTACACACATGATCAGAGGATCGGACCATATGCAATCAGCAGCTCCCGATTGCGATCTCCCATCACTCACTCGCGAAGGAGAAACAGGGAGCGGCACCATCCAAGGTGAATTTGGAGGCTCTGCCTTCTCATTATTTACACAGATTTCTGGGCGGAGAAAGGGGAGGTATGCAGAATTAATAAAGAAAATGTTTGCCAATCTAAAATTCCAATTTTAAAGGATACATCTTTAAGTGGAAAgtgtgttttaaaaaatgttaatgaTCCAAAAGCataaaaaatgttgtatgTTATGCATTTTTATACTAATATTAAGATTGgggtatattttttaaatacctacacttaattataaataattttatttaagtttaatacattttttcttattattaCCCAGACTTTTCCCAGTGCACTGGTTGTTAGATCTATGAACCATGGCGAATTGCTGATTTACTGATCGCTGGCGGTATCTAATGTCAGATTTATCGCACAATTAACATAGTTCCAAACATTTGGACAATTGTAAAAAATGCAAAACCATTTGTCTACCCATTCTCTAGTCACTTGTTTgccactttttttttgtgggtgCCAGGGCCAGGCCAAAAAGCAATAAGCCAAGGCGTAAATCAACAGGAATGGGGTGCAGGCTTCCCGGTCCTGCAACCGAAACCGAAATAGGACTAGTACAAGAGGGCCAGGACAAGCCGCAGCAAGACATGGCTAAGCAGGCGGCTGCTCCGAAAGCCACCTGGCCTTCTAATCAACTCGGAAACAGGACGACCTGCAGCTCCTGGCACATTCATCGCCGCTCGCCGCCTTGGCTCATAAAAACCAAATGAATGGTGGCTCTGCCAGGAGCCGAGCCAAGTGGCGAAAAAATGCGAAACAGAAACAACACAAACACTTTACGACAAGCCGCACAAATTGGAAGCTCTTTTTTGGACCAGGACTCTTGGCTTTTGATACGCTGTAAAACAGAGTATAATGGCAGGTTTGTCCCAGCTGATCTATAGGGGCTATGCTAGAACAGCATGTTGATAAGTGGTAAGTGTTTAAATGTCTTAAGGTTTATATTACAGTGTGTGTTCCTATAAATTAagttctaaaatattttactatttCTTATCTTGGCAATTATGtaaaacttaaatatttcttatcTTGGCAGCTTTGTAAAccttattcatttattttattgacaaTTATGTAaaacttatttatttcttatcTTGACAAATATGTAAGACTTAAATGttacataaataatattttcttaaaacaGTTCAATTGATCAGGTAACCTTCTTTTCGTAAACctgcttttgttgttttatttttattctgatttactatatttaaatttgtagtTAAAATACCCTTGCAAAGATCATAATAATATTAGTGACAAGTCagatgatatgatatgatataatatGATGTagatgatatgatatgatacaGTTTCCTTTGCTGTTAAAAGTAGTATTATAATATTCAATTTGTAGTATAAGTTTCCTATATATTTGTAGGGTATCTTGCCCTGCGGCAACCTCTCCCTATTAGTTTTATGACCCGCATCATGTTTGATGCTGATGACAAAGGCCGGAACGTAATAGAACCGAGTTGAGCTGAGCAGTTCAGGGAACATGGCATTCTTGACCCGGCATTTGCGTGGATCCCCTCCTTCTAGACGATATGTCTTTTGGGCGGATTTGGGGCCCACATCAATTTGATGTTTCTGCTCGACTCTTTCGACTGCAAGTGCAAATGAAATGCAATTTTTGGGATGCGCTTATCGCTCGTGTTTCATCTGCTTGGCGGCTGCGGCGGCGGCAGAAATTAAATAACGCAAAAATTCGCTTGTCAAAGCGCCAGACGAGAAATTGAAAACTTGTAGGAGGCGGTGGTGCTGCAATTGCCCTGCCGACGCTTTTCCTGCTGCTGAGGTTGCTTTTGACTGCCGATTCCAATCGGTCTGCGGCGGGTGCCGCGCTCCGTTTGGCAGCGCCAAAAGAGCCAAGAAACGCGATAGGAATCGCCCATTTCACCCGCCTGCACTCCCAAAAATGATAtagaattattaaaaaatatatattattaatatttttagcaacctgttcatttatttaaaaatgatcCTAGCTTTGTAAGTTCTTGTATAAGTTATTTGGCTACAttgtaatttaaataatactaaGATAAATGAATCGCTCGTTCTCGTAGAAAATAAGAAGTTTGTCCTAAAGTATAATCATTAATAGAAATGTCCTACACAATTAAGAAAATACGAAcaatatgtttatttataaatatttacaatgGTCGAGAAGAAGTCTGTGAAAGCcatttgtattttgttttatttaaggCATACATATGCATATATCAAAAGAAAGACACTTAAGATATTATGAATTTAAACATAATTATAAAGTAGTCAAATAAATAATTGTGTTTTTATACCATTACGAATATTTGAATATAAATACtacatatattttaacatATGTATCTAGTAGATAATATCTATCtatcttttattttaaaatatgtatctAGTAGATACTATCTATCTAAAcctattttttattattcctTAAAAACATTAAGAATTAACACCTATTATTTTCAGTGTGGTGCACTGGGACCCCGGTGGGGCATTGGTGGTGCACATGCACACGGTGGTGAACTCGGTGGGGCACTGGGGCCACGTTTCCCACACTCACGCACTCGGATCGCGGGGCAGGCGAGCGTTTCTAAATCGATGCCAAATGCATGCCAAAATGACTCAAAGACAAACcgcaaaagactataaaagatTTCTTTTCTTGTTCGATATGCCAGCCAGAGATAAGCGGTTGTCGGTCAGGGGCAGTGGAGGGTTAAGGAGCGGTGGTGCAGAAGGCAAAGcgcagctgctgctgcattAATTACACCACGTTGCAGCCTCGCAGGGGGGAAAAGGGGGGTAGGGGCTGGTGGTGCGACTGGCAGGTGAAACCGGCTAGATGGGGTCTTTCGGGGGGCTCCGACTTGGGTTTCTTGGTCGCAGCACCCGCATAACCCGCTCACCACAGCCCCACTGCACCACTGCACCACCGGAGCGATCTTCACTCCATCAGACTCAAATCCACTTCAATCCGCCCAAGCTGCGCGGTTCTGCCGCCCAtaaaattcgtattttccgAATGTCATTTGTTGTTAACAGCCGCAAAATTGTCTGCAATGGTGGAGGATTTTAGAGTCCCACTCGAAGTACAAACCAAAAGAATAGGAGCCACAAAATTGCAAGGCTATTGCGGATTTCCTATGATGGGATCGCAGTTCAAAGATTTTAAATTACTAAAGAGACTATACGGGATCCTTTGAAAACTATTAGGACGGCATTGGAAATCTACGACGTCGCGACGGAACAAAACTTCCTGAAGATTATAACATCATTTGGCGGAACATATGTGGGCTTACGAGATCAAATTCTGtatattaaacatttttaaaattcaaaacaaaTTCCATAAATCTTTTTTTTGCGGATCAAGTGTGTTACCCCTAAACAATACATATtacaataaatttattcattaCTGATACAAAGTTTATGCTTTTCATTATTCCACGTATCACATTCCAGGTTTGGGGGTTAAGGATCTTGGGCTTGTGATTgtgtaattttaaaaaatcctGCATTTGCAGGTCTGGCGTGTTCCGTTTGACCGCATCGTAGCCCTCGCTGGATTTATTTTTACATATGTCCATAATACACTATCATGTCTATGATAGAAAATATGGTGCCTTGGATCAGAATGAGGGCACCAAAAATGATCATAATAATGTCCTTGACGAGCTTCCACTTATACCTGCCATAGTTGTACCCGTCTGGATAGTACAAACAAATCTCCATAAAGGCTGGAAAGACTAGATTCAGCAGCGATAGGGTTAAGGCTCCAACCAAGGACAGCAGAGGACCCAAATCCGGGAAGGCGACTCCATTGAGGGTTGCAACCAATACAAAGCTAATCCGAAGGATGATCTCCTTCAGCACGGCCCGCTTCAGGTTACCACTTTTGTTCCAGAAGTGGGTCATGATGATGTTGATCACCACATATCCGGACAAGGGAAACGACAGAAAGATGTCAATTGCGAGTATTATTTGGATTGCAACGCTCAATCTAAGGATAACGAATAAATGGGGTTACTTAGCTGCATCATCTTTTACTTTAATAATTCCAGAAATATAATACTTAAAGATTGTATCTACACTAGATATAATATAGTACTTTAAGGCTAAAATTAAACGGCACAGCGGCAGCATAGAACAGTAGCAGCATATCTATTAAACTCACGGTTCATCCGGAAGGTTGAGGGTCAACGAAGCTGCTACTCCTTCTCCGTAGCGCCAGTAGCCGAAAATTCCGAAGATAATGTAGGAGATGACTACAACTAGGGCGGCTATATCGAGTACACCGAACCAGCCGATGAACTTTTGTGGCTTTGCCATCTTGGACTCGACGGCCAGAAACTTTAGAGCAAGGCAACCATCTGAGTCGGTAAGAGCATGGGAAGAATTCATTCAAGAACTTACCACCCCAACCGATGAAATGGAGAAGAGTACGATTCCGAAGAATTGGGGAAGCTTCATTGGATCACCAACGAATGCACGATCGGTGAACGGCGGCAGATTTTGAAAGATATAGTAGAAAATCATGGCGAATCCAACATATATGAGGATATTGGCCACCAAATTGATGGGCACCAGATACTTTAGGTGTATGATGCAGAAGGCAGGTATGCTCAGTACTCCAAATATGGCAATGTAACACCTTAAGTCTCCCATAAAGATGTACCGTTCCAACACATTCATTACGTTGCTGGAGACAAACACTAGGTACACCACACAGATGCCGTAATGCGCAATGCACAACGTAATGTCGGCCAGGTAACCCGCAGCTTTGGCAATATACTTAAAGCATTTGGGTCCCTGGGAAAAGGAGTACGCCATCGAATCCGGAAAGTTGGTATAGCCGACCTGCACTCGACGGGAGCACTCTACCATGCAAATGATCTACGAAGGAGTATCGATTAAAGGTGTATTTAAAGGATTATCAGTTATTACCAGCATTTGTATGCCATGGATGAGGACGAATGCAGTTGCTATGAGGAGAAGTGGACCCAGGATTGTTCCCGCATACTGAAATGCTAAGGGCAATGCCAGGACACCAGTTCCCACGACGCATTTGATCACGGAAATGAAGGCTCCAATGTTTCTAAAAgttacaaatttaatttcaagCTTTATTGGGAATGGAGACTTACGATATTGGTTTGTCCACATTGCGGTTTGCATAGGGATCGTAGTTACTGTAAAGGGTAAATCAGTCTGGCTGGCTTATAATAACTGCACATGCTTacctgtccgtcattaaattTGGGAAGTAGaatgttaatttttaataaagacGATTATTACCATTTAAGAGACGCAAGAATTTGGATGTAAGCAACTTGGGCACAATAAATAAGACTGATGAATTAGTAAAGGGAATGtgacattaaaataaatgtgaaTGCTTCCTTTTATGATTAAGCTAAAAGGATGGTAAGGCATTTTTATATTACCCATggagtaaaataaatatgataaaTATTCGTATAGCTTGGTAACTCTGCCGACCTTTCCGTCCATATTCATTAACAATGAATAATCAAGCTTGAAAGTACTCTTCCTATTTGTTGGGGCCGTCAGTTGAGGCTGACAAACGATCGCCCCCGGCTCCTCAGAATGCCTTTTGGCCCCCCAGCAACTCACATTTATACGAGACACCCACGATCGGAGGTAGACAAACATTCGCGGGACTTAACCCCCGACTTGTGGAGTTGAGCGACTGATGATGCTGCCGGCTGACCTTAATCACAAATTTGCATgttgcagctgcagcagcaacaacagcaggtGCACTTGCCTGGAGTTTCGTTGGAGTTGGAACCCCCCTTTGGTCATAGTCCCCCGTTTTCTAGATACACCCACATACGACGACCTTAGGAAAACCAAGGGGGTTAGGGGGGATAGGGGGGTTCTGGGGGAGTGGCAGCTCATTGACTTCCATTGATGGCTGGGCAATAAATTGCTGTCGCCGTTGCCGTTGCATATTTTCTAAGGTCGCCTGAGCGGAAAACCCGTTGTGGCAGGCTGGGAAACGACCAACACCCGCAATTCCGATTCAATtcgattattttttttttttgccaggCTTTGTTTTTCTCCCGCGCCGGTGACTTGCAGCTGCAATTGCTGCaacaactgcaactgcaactgcgaCTGCAGCTTGATTTATGCGACAAGAACGGCCGCGAAGGCCGTTGCCCATATGGCAAAAATTGTCAACACACAGCGGCCCATAAAAGCAGCGGCGACGAGAGATTCGAACACGATACGCGGCCACCGGACAGATACGGATTCGCGACTGAGAGGGCACTGGGAAAATGGCAAGCCGGATTTTGAAAAGAGTTTTTCGAAAATTCAGAGCTTACTGTTGAAATATACCCGAATTCGAGACTTCAGTTCGGAATTattaaccatctttgaatattCCCCGAGTATCTTCCTGGTATCTCCAGTGGATTTTTGGGTAGCGCTTGAAAGTTAACCCCAAAGTggtaaaaatgtataaaaagataattgaattttatatcttaaatatttccTTTGTAGAAAATCctgaaattttttatatttttgtttttattatttagtttattattataaagttttcataaaaataataaatgtaatatgGAATTATTATATTCCATACCTGTACCTTAAAAAACGATCCATTAACACAGATCTTGTTTTACAAATCAatgcttttaaaaaaatatttcttatttattcacaatttttaaaagtatttttaaaatagcATACATTTGTTCATTTATTAGAGAGCGATGAAAACGAAGTATCCAAGCGATCTTATATTAAAAGTAGGTTTCTTTTTCGGATcaatattgatttaaattgaTTCTATATTCTTTCAAATATTTCTGaaaactatatatatttttttaaagattccGTATATAATAAAGCGTTTAAACGATTTGATTTAATTCTTAAAAAAACGaatttgaaatttatttaatattctttGAAAATAATCCTGCAAAGGAAGAAAAGTCCTGTATGTAGTTACTGGGATGTTACATTTTATCTCAATTTTTCAGCAGCTTCGTGATGATTTCTCCCGGTGTATGTCCAGCAGCAATCAACACATACTGATCATATGCAAGTGGTAAGTGGTCAGCACAATCTGCGACTGAGGCTGTCTATTAATTAAGCGGCCGTAGCAGccacaaaaaatgaaatgctTGGCCTGCTTGGTTTTGCTGCCGTTTTGGTCGCTGCACGTTCACCCGGCTACAAATTGCTCTTGCCACTTTGGTGCGCCAATCGCCCGACGGATCGTTTGACCAATATGCTTATCGTGGTGCCATAATCACTATCCATTGCCCAAGGAGCAGGACCAGGAGGACTGAGGACAATGTCTAGAAAAATGGTCTGTGCAGGCATTCCGGCCTCATCCGCTTAAGTCGCCTCATAATTGTGCGTCAAGATTTCCATGGAAAATCTCAGCAAGAAATCTATAAAAAGTTGACCATGTTTATGCTTTGCGATGCATAATAGTCTGTTGTTTAATTTTCCTTATGCATTACTCGGCCTTTTCTTCGGAAGCTATAATAAAAAGTTTACTTTTAATGGTTATTTTTTTCTCAAACATTTATTAATTAGATGATGGATGGAATGTCGCTCTGCCAATAGCTTTATTAGTTGCAATTTGTTTAACAGCTTCCTTTTTATAATCTATTTGATTGAAGTAtacataaattatttttaaacataatTTTATTTGGGATACTTCAATTACTACCTAAAAACAGTACAATTTATGATTAAGTCCAAGTCTAATATCAGTTATAGTTAAGTTTCGCTACTATTGAATTGTTTTCTGTTCCCATGATATATATTCTATAAAACATTTCTCCGCTGACCTCCAGTTCCCTGTTTTTCTGGCCGGTCTCCGTCTATTTTTACAACCGTTGCCAAAGCAATTGAGCTCGCCCCTCAACGAGTTTTTGGCTCTTGCGGCTCCCTTCACTCTGCGCCTGTCTAACATTTAAACATTCAATTAACCAGCTCATGACGAATCGATGCGTCGCAAGGCATTAACAAAGCGGCCCAGCGAACTTTAAACGAAAATGCAAATTTTCCATTAACACCTGACTGCCGGACGGGGACGGTGAGGCCATCCAGGCGATTCAGGTGAGTTTCTGGCCGGCAGTCTCACCTTCGTTTTGGCGAAGGACGCTTAATTACCGGGCTCGAGAGCTGTTAATGACTGCCGCTGGCCAGTCTTGAGCCTGGCCTGCCGCTTGGCCAGTCTTCTGGTGGGGAACAGCTTCCGTTCCCAGGCTCTGCACACCCAGTTGGGGGCCCTGAAGCCCCCGGTTGTCCCCTTTGCTCACTCCCCGCGGATGTCTTCTCCTGTTTTTTCCAACGCCACGGGGCAGACTTCCGGCATAAAAATGTGTGTCATAAAAGAGCACAGGCTGTCGCGTTGAGAGGGGGTTTCAGGGATGTTCGCTGGGGTGTCGGCACCCAGAGGCTATTGACGGTACAGGATAAAGTGGGTTTATGGATACCCAGTGAAAGGGGTATATACGATTGGAGCAAATATGCCCATaaacatttattaaaatagtagctttaaatgataaaggcagaactaaaaattatattatgatcttaaaatactttaaattTCAACaccttatgttgttatattaTATCATGTATATATAGTTTAACATCGTCAAGTTCTTTTAGTTTAGAGTAAAAGTTATATGATTAAAGCTCAGTCACATTTCGGTATTAATGATTTATTCTTAGTATATCGTATTTACTTCATACTTATATGGCTCACAGTGTTTACTTCCTCGTAAGTTTTACATATTTCATCATACTAACACGTAGTTCTGTTCTGTTTTGTTTAAGTGTTCTATTAATGTTCCTAACTTggtattataaatatattaggTATTGTGGTATTTTTAGCAAATAAATGTCCTTACCCCTCAGTAGAATAACTAACTAAGGGGTATAGTTTAGTACGATCCCTACACTCTCAAACCCTTCAATGAAGTCAGTTTGCTATGGGCTCGAGTTAAGCTCTTTCCCAACACTTAAGTTCGCCTGCCTAACCCTCGATGGCTGACATCTGCAATGGcgatatgtatatatttatttataatactTCGCGCTGCGCTTAAGGTGCTCACCCGCTGACAATAGGTGGCGCTTTAGAGCATTTAATAGTCCATCCAACCTCAAGGCATAAAACTTTCTTTCGCATTTCCTTACCCGTTGCTCTAAGTGCGATTCTATAATCACCCGATGGTCAGGTGCAGGTGCCTTGGGCTGGAaaccccccctccccccaacCCCTTCTTAACCACGTCGCCCCCGACTCTTTCATTTTTTACTCCAGCACGCACGCAATCAAGCGGCAAATCAACAATTTTCCATAGCAAAACAGGCAACGGTTTTTATATTCAGTTTTGTGCGGGTGATTGACGCTTGTTGCATGCAACCGTTGCACCGGCCAAAGCAGCAACATCAGGCAGTCGATATTTAAGTGCTTTAAACCGCAGAGTTAGTTGGTCAAGAGGAATGAAAGGGGGGCGTAATGGGTGGAGGGGAATGGGGAAAAAGGGGGGCCTTTGTACCTCGTCGGGCGCCACAAGCAGGTGAAATGTTTGCCAGATATCAACGGCTTTCGGCTTTCGACTCTGGCCTTTCTAACGCCTCTATACGTATCCCCAATCGACCGATGCCCCATTATTCCCTTGATGCCACATGCGTGTGTCAACATGCGTGCAACAAGTTCTCACTCCTCCGATTCTTCGAGCTCCATCCAGTACTTTCAGTGGTTTTTGGGGCGCGGGTGCGCTACACTTGAAATTTATTACAACTCGATTGCTTGTATTTACCACATTTTTCTGCACCCGATATCGATCAGGGTGCTACACAGTTAAAAACACGGGGGAGAAGAGAATTAGTTAGGATATGACttaaaataaggaaaacttaATAAGCAAATgtacttaaatttaaaatatatatttcaaatTAAGATTGTGAGCAATATTTAATATTCATAAGCTAGATACTTTAAAAATGTGTAAGGATATTATATACCTGTGAGGAAAAAGGTAAGTTCTATAAGAAAATGGGTCTTCtgatttaagaaaattttgtAACTTGCTAAATTTTTGTAAGATGGTATTAGATTCTCTTAAATTTCCTAAGTACTAAATAAATTGTAATGAaaagttagttttaaatgtttgTATGTGTGGTGCTTAAAAGTGCATTGCATTTATTACACTCAAAAAAGTATTTGTCCTGAATTTCAGAAATTTTGAGCTATtggctatttttttttataagttAAAAAAGAGGTTATAGACTACCTAAACTAGGTTATAAATGGAGTTCATTTACTtaataaagtaatatttttcaaaagttaaaaaaaacaatatttttatattccgagcgggtacttttggggtGTTTAATATAGTGATAATCGGCTATCCAACAATTTATTAATGTAGAGACAAAATCACTAAGAGCTAAATTCAATAGTCAATAAGActgctaaaaataaattaacctACAACATTATAACATCATTATATTTTTGATACAAATTACAAATCTAAAACTTTTCTTTGCTTTATGAGACCATGCCAAATTTTCTCGCAGTGCTCTTCAAGACCGTTGCGTGGCCATCGTGTCATCGCCCACAACAAGGCAGCGCCATCGCCATCTCCATCTGCAATTCCTTCGCTGCGAGCGTGGCCTCTTGTAAATTAGCATATCGTGCGCGTAATCTGGCCAACAGGAGGCACCGTCTCCGACTCCTTTTCTACCTGCGTTGGACTCCAT is from Drosophila suzukii chromosome 3, CBGP_Dsuzu_IsoJpt1.0, whole genome shotgun sequence and encodes:
- the LOC108011689 gene encoding glutamate transporter polyphemus-like isoform X1; its protein translation is MTDSNYDPYANRNVDKPISNIGAFISVIKCVVGTGVLALPLAFQYAGTILGPLLLIATAFVLIHGIQMLIICMVECSRRVQVGYTNFPDSMAYSFSQGPKCFKYIAKAAGYLADITLCIAHYGICVVYLVFVSSNVMNVLERYIFMGDLRCYIAIFGVLSIPAFCIIHLKYLVPINLVANILIYVGFAMIFYYIFQNLPPFTDRAFVGDPMKLPQFFGIVLFSISSVGVFLAVESKMAKPQKFIGWFGVLDIAALVVVISYIIFGIFGYWRYGEGVAASLTLNLPDEPLSVAIQIILAIDIFLSFPLSGYVVINIIMTHFWNKSGNLKRAVLKEIILRISFVLVATLNGVAFPDLGPLLSLVGALTLSLLNLVFPAFMEICLYYPDGYNYGRYKWKLVKDIIMIIFGALILIQGTIFSIIDMIVYYGHM
- the LOC108011689 gene encoding glutamate transporter polyphemus-like isoform X2 — protein: MTDSNYDPYANRNVDKPISNIGAFISVIKCVVGTGVLALPLAFQYAGTILGPLLLIATAFVLIHGIQMLIICMVECSRRVQVGYTNFPDSMAYSFSQGPKCFKYIAKAAGYLADITLCIAHYGICVVYLVFVSSNVMNVLERYIFMGDLRCYIAIFGVLSIPAFCIIHLKYLVPINLVANILIYVGFAMIFYYIFQNLPPFTDRAFVGDPMKLPQFFGIVLFSISSVGVMVALL